In one Lolium rigidum isolate FL_2022 chromosome 3, APGP_CSIRO_Lrig_0.1, whole genome shotgun sequence genomic region, the following are encoded:
- the LOC124702353 gene encoding probable pre-mRNA-splicing factor ATP-dependent RNA helicase DEAH3 isoform X1 encodes MGTERKRKVSLFDVVDQTSVSAKLGRAGINGAAAAANPSINPWNGRPYSARYFEILEKRRTLPVWQQKDDFLRVLRDNQTLILVGETGSGKTTQIPQFVLEAEGLSTRSMVACTQPRRVAAMSVSRRVAEEMDVTIGEEVGYSIRFEDCSSNKTVLKYLTDGMLLREAMADPLLERYKVIVLDEAHERTLATDVLFGLLKEVLKNRPDLKLVVMSATLEAEKFQGYFSSAPLMKVPGRLHPVEIFYTQEPERDYLEAAIRTVVQIHMCEPAGDILVFLTGEEEIEDACRKINKEVNNMGDQVGPVKVVPLYSTLPPAMQQKIFDAAPPPLREGGPAGRKIVVSTNIAETSLTIDGIVYVIDPGFSKQKVYNPRIRVESLLVSPISKASAHQRAGRAGRTQPGKCFRLYTEKSFSGDLQEQTYPEILRSNLANTVLTLKKLGIDDLVHFDFMDPPAPETLMRALEVLNYLGALDDEGNLTPLGEMMSEFPLDPQMSKMLVISPKYNCSNEILSISAMLSVPNCFLRPREAQKAADEAKARFGHIDGDHLTLLNVYHAYKQNNEDPTWCYENFVNARAMKSADNVRQQLVRIMTRFNLKMCSTDFNSREYYVNIRKAMLSGYFMQVAHLERTGHYLTVKDNQVVHLHPSNCMDHKPEWVIYNEYVLTTRNFIRTVTDIRGEWLVDIAPQYYDLTNFPSCEAKRVLERLHNKRERERAANRS; translated from the exons atggggACGGAGCGGAAGCGCAAGGTCAGCCTCTTCGACGTGGTCGACCAGACCTCCGTGTCCGCCAAGCTCGGCCGCGCCGGAAtcaacggcgccgccgccgccgccaatccctccATCAACCCGTGGAACGGGCGGCCCTATTCCGCGCGCTACTTTGAGATCCTCGAGAAGCGCCGCACGCTCCCCGTGTGGCAGCAGAAGGACGACTTCCTACGCGTCCTCCGCGACAACCAGACCCTCATCCTCGTCGGAGAAACCGGGAGTGGCAAGACCACTCAG ATTCCCCAATTCGTGCTCGAGGCCGAAGGTCTGAGCACCCGCTCCATGGTGGCCTGCACGCAGCCGCGGAGGGTCGCGGCAATGTCGGTCTCCCGGCGCGTCGCGGAGGAGATGGACGTCACAATCGGGGAGGAAGTAGGTTACAGCATCCGGTTCGAAGACTGCAGCAGCAACAAAACCGTTCTCAA ATATTTGACAGATGGTATGCTTCTGAGGGAAGCAATGGCAGACCCGCTCTTAGAGAGGTACAAGGTGATTGTGCTCGATGAGGCTCACGAGCGCACGTTGGCAACGGACGTTCTCTTTGGGCTTCTCAAGGAGGTTCTAAAGAACAGGCCTGACTTGAAGCTCGTTGTTATGAGTGCTACCCTTGAGGCAGAGAAATTTCAGGGTTATTTTAGTAGTGCACCATTGATGAAGGTTCCCGGTAGGCTTCACCCGGTCGAGATCTTCTATACGCAAGAGCCAGAAAGGGACTATCTGGAAGCTGCTATCAGGACTGTTGTGCAGATACATATGTGTGAACCTGCTGgtgatatccttgtgttccttaCTGGCGAAGAGGAGATTGAGGATGCCTGTCGGAAAATTAACAAGGAAGTTAATAACATGGGGGATCAGGTTGGCCCTGTTAAAGTCGTACCGTTGTACTCTACTCTACCCCCTGCAATGCAGCAGAAGATTTTTGACGCTGCTCCACCTCCATTGAGAGAGGGAGGCCCTGCTGGAAGGAAAATTGTTGTGTCAACAAACATTGCTGAGACATCCTTGACCATCGATGGTATAGTGTATGTTATAGATCCAGGGTTTTCCAAACAGAAGGTTTACAATCCGAGGATAAGGGTGGAGTCCCTTCTGGTGTCCCCAATTTCCAAGGCAAGTGCGCATCAGAGAGCTGGTCGTGCCGGTAGAACACAGCCTGGGAAGTGCTTCAGGTTGTACACAGAGAAGAGTTTTAGCGGTGATTTACAGGAGCAGACCTACCCAGAAATTCTTCGGTCAAACCTGGCAAATACAGTTCTGACACTGAAGAAGCTTGGAATTGACGATTTAGTGCATTTTGACTTCATGGATCCTCCTGCACCAGAAACTCTAATGAGGGCCTTAGAAGTTCTCAACTACTTGGGAGCACTCGATGATGAAGGCAACCTGACACCTCTAGGTGAAATGATGAGTGAATTCCCTTTGGACCCCCAGATGTCAAAGATGCTTGTCATCAGTCCAAAGTACAACTGTTCAAATGAGATCCTCTCGATATCTGCCATGCTCTCAG TACCCAATTGCTTTCTCCGGCCTAGGGAGGCACAGAAGGCTGCTGATGAGGCTAAGGCTCGATTTGGGCACATTGATGGGGATCATCTGACACTTCTGAATGTGTACCATGCATACAAGCAGAACA ATGAGGATCCTACATGGTGTTACGAGAATTTTGTCAATGCCCGAGCGATGAAGTCTGCTGATAATGTTAGGCAACAGCTTGTTCGCATCATGACCAGATTCAACCTCAAGATGTGCAGTACAGACTTCAACAGCCGCGAGTACTATGTCAATATCAGGAAAGCAATGCTTTCAGGGTACTTTATGCAGGTTGCTCATCTTGAGCGAACTGGGCATTACTTGACTGTGAAGGATAATCAG GTTGTCCATCTTCATCCCTCGAATTGCATGGACCACAAGCCGGAGTGGGTCATCTACAATGAATATGTTTTGACCACAAGGAATTTCATCCGCACAGTCACCGATATCCGTGGAGAATG GCTGGTTGATATAGCTCCACAGTATTATGATCTGACCAATTTCCCATCATGTGAGGCGAAACGTGTCCTTGAGAGGCTACATAACAAGCGTGAGAGGGAAAGAGCTGCCAACAGAAGCTGA
- the LOC124702353 gene encoding probable pre-mRNA-splicing factor ATP-dependent RNA helicase DEAH3 isoform X4 — protein sequence MLLREAMADPLLERYKVIVLDEAHERTLATDVLFGLLKEVLKNRPDLKLVVMSATLEAEKFQGYFSSAPLMKVPGRLHPVEIFYTQEPERDYLEAAIRTVVQIHMCEPAGDILVFLTGEEEIEDACRKINKEVNNMGDQVGPVKVVPLYSTLPPAMQQKIFDAAPPPLREGGPAGRKIVVSTNIAETSLTIDGIVYVIDPGFSKQKVYNPRIRVESLLVSPISKASAHQRAGRAGRTQPGKCFRLYTEKSFSGDLQEQTYPEILRSNLANTVLTLKKLGIDDLVHFDFMDPPAPETLMRALEVLNYLGALDDEGNLTPLGEMMSEFPLDPQMSKMLVISPKYNCSNEILSISAMLSVPNCFLRPREAQKAADEAKARFGHIDGDHLTLLNVYHAYKQNNEDPTWCYENFVNARAMKSADNVRQQLVRIMTRFNLKMCSTDFNSREYYVNIRKAMLSGYFMQVAHLERTGHYLTVKDNQVVHLHPSNCMDHKPEWVIYNEYVLTTRNFIRTVTDIRGEWLVDIAPQYYDLTNFPSCEAKRVLERLHNKRERERAANRS from the exons ATGCTTCTGAGGGAAGCAATGGCAGACCCGCTCTTAGAGAGGTACAAGGTGATTGTGCTCGATGAGGCTCACGAGCGCACGTTGGCAACGGACGTTCTCTTTGGGCTTCTCAAGGAGGTTCTAAAGAACAGGCCTGACTTGAAGCTCGTTGTTATGAGTGCTACCCTTGAGGCAGAGAAATTTCAGGGTTATTTTAGTAGTGCACCATTGATGAAGGTTCCCGGTAGGCTTCACCCGGTCGAGATCTTCTATACGCAAGAGCCAGAAAGGGACTATCTGGAAGCTGCTATCAGGACTGTTGTGCAGATACATATGTGTGAACCTGCTGgtgatatccttgtgttccttaCTGGCGAAGAGGAGATTGAGGATGCCTGTCGGAAAATTAACAAGGAAGTTAATAACATGGGGGATCAGGTTGGCCCTGTTAAAGTCGTACCGTTGTACTCTACTCTACCCCCTGCAATGCAGCAGAAGATTTTTGACGCTGCTCCACCTCCATTGAGAGAGGGAGGCCCTGCTGGAAGGAAAATTGTTGTGTCAACAAACATTGCTGAGACATCCTTGACCATCGATGGTATAGTGTATGTTATAGATCCAGGGTTTTCCAAACAGAAGGTTTACAATCCGAGGATAAGGGTGGAGTCCCTTCTGGTGTCCCCAATTTCCAAGGCAAGTGCGCATCAGAGAGCTGGTCGTGCCGGTAGAACACAGCCTGGGAAGTGCTTCAGGTTGTACACAGAGAAGAGTTTTAGCGGTGATTTACAGGAGCAGACCTACCCAGAAATTCTTCGGTCAAACCTGGCAAATACAGTTCTGACACTGAAGAAGCTTGGAATTGACGATTTAGTGCATTTTGACTTCATGGATCCTCCTGCACCAGAAACTCTAATGAGGGCCTTAGAAGTTCTCAACTACTTGGGAGCACTCGATGATGAAGGCAACCTGACACCTCTAGGTGAAATGATGAGTGAATTCCCTTTGGACCCCCAGATGTCAAAGATGCTTGTCATCAGTCCAAAGTACAACTGTTCAAATGAGATCCTCTCGATATCTGCCATGCTCTCAG TACCCAATTGCTTTCTCCGGCCTAGGGAGGCACAGAAGGCTGCTGATGAGGCTAAGGCTCGATTTGGGCACATTGATGGGGATCATCTGACACTTCTGAATGTGTACCATGCATACAAGCAGAACA ATGAGGATCCTACATGGTGTTACGAGAATTTTGTCAATGCCCGAGCGATGAAGTCTGCTGATAATGTTAGGCAACAGCTTGTTCGCATCATGACCAGATTCAACCTCAAGATGTGCAGTACAGACTTCAACAGCCGCGAGTACTATGTCAATATCAGGAAAGCAATGCTTTCAGGGTACTTTATGCAGGTTGCTCATCTTGAGCGAACTGGGCATTACTTGACTGTGAAGGATAATCAG GTTGTCCATCTTCATCCCTCGAATTGCATGGACCACAAGCCGGAGTGGGTCATCTACAATGAATATGTTTTGACCACAAGGAATTTCATCCGCACAGTCACCGATATCCGTGGAGAATG GCTGGTTGATATAGCTCCACAGTATTATGATCTGACCAATTTCCCATCATGTGAGGCGAAACGTGTCCTTGAGAGGCTACATAACAAGCGTGAGAGGGAAAGAGCTGCCAACAGAAGCTGA
- the LOC124702353 gene encoding probable pre-mRNA-splicing factor ATP-dependent RNA helicase DEAH3 isoform X5 — protein sequence MGTERKRKVSLFDVVDQTSVSAKLGRAGINGAAAAANPSINPWNGRPYSARYFEILEKRRTLPVWQQKDDFLRVLRDNQTLILVGETGSGKTTQIPQFVLEAEGLSTRSMVACTQPRRVAAMSVSRRVAEEMDVTIGEEVGYSIRFEDCSSNKTVLKYLTDGMLLREAMADPLLERYKVIVLDEAHERTLATDVLFGLLKEVLKNRPDLKLVVMSATLEAEKFQGYFSSAPLMKVPGRLHPVEIFYTQEPERDYLEAAIRTVVQIHMCEPAGDILVFLTGEEEIEDACRKINKEVNNMGDQVGPVKVVPLYSTLPPAMQQKIFDAAPPPLREGGPAGRKIVVSTNIAETSLTIDGIVYVIDPGFSKQKVYNPRIRVESLLVSPISKASAHQRAGRAGRTQPGKCFRLYTEKSFSGDLQEQTYPEILRSNLANTVLTLKKLGIDDLVHFDFMDPPAPETLMRALEVLNYLGALDDEGNLTPLGEMMSEFPLDPQMSKMLVISPKYNCSNEILSISAMLSDSCCMSS from the exons atggggACGGAGCGGAAGCGCAAGGTCAGCCTCTTCGACGTGGTCGACCAGACCTCCGTGTCCGCCAAGCTCGGCCGCGCCGGAAtcaacggcgccgccgccgccgccaatccctccATCAACCCGTGGAACGGGCGGCCCTATTCCGCGCGCTACTTTGAGATCCTCGAGAAGCGCCGCACGCTCCCCGTGTGGCAGCAGAAGGACGACTTCCTACGCGTCCTCCGCGACAACCAGACCCTCATCCTCGTCGGAGAAACCGGGAGTGGCAAGACCACTCAG ATTCCCCAATTCGTGCTCGAGGCCGAAGGTCTGAGCACCCGCTCCATGGTGGCCTGCACGCAGCCGCGGAGGGTCGCGGCAATGTCGGTCTCCCGGCGCGTCGCGGAGGAGATGGACGTCACAATCGGGGAGGAAGTAGGTTACAGCATCCGGTTCGAAGACTGCAGCAGCAACAAAACCGTTCTCAA ATATTTGACAGATGGTATGCTTCTGAGGGAAGCAATGGCAGACCCGCTCTTAGAGAGGTACAAGGTGATTGTGCTCGATGAGGCTCACGAGCGCACGTTGGCAACGGACGTTCTCTTTGGGCTTCTCAAGGAGGTTCTAAAGAACAGGCCTGACTTGAAGCTCGTTGTTATGAGTGCTACCCTTGAGGCAGAGAAATTTCAGGGTTATTTTAGTAGTGCACCATTGATGAAGGTTCCCGGTAGGCTTCACCCGGTCGAGATCTTCTATACGCAAGAGCCAGAAAGGGACTATCTGGAAGCTGCTATCAGGACTGTTGTGCAGATACATATGTGTGAACCTGCTGgtgatatccttgtgttccttaCTGGCGAAGAGGAGATTGAGGATGCCTGTCGGAAAATTAACAAGGAAGTTAATAACATGGGGGATCAGGTTGGCCCTGTTAAAGTCGTACCGTTGTACTCTACTCTACCCCCTGCAATGCAGCAGAAGATTTTTGACGCTGCTCCACCTCCATTGAGAGAGGGAGGCCCTGCTGGAAGGAAAATTGTTGTGTCAACAAACATTGCTGAGACATCCTTGACCATCGATGGTATAGTGTATGTTATAGATCCAGGGTTTTCCAAACAGAAGGTTTACAATCCGAGGATAAGGGTGGAGTCCCTTCTGGTGTCCCCAATTTCCAAGGCAAGTGCGCATCAGAGAGCTGGTCGTGCCGGTAGAACACAGCCTGGGAAGTGCTTCAGGTTGTACACAGAGAAGAGTTTTAGCGGTGATTTACAGGAGCAGACCTACCCAGAAATTCTTCGGTCAAACCTGGCAAATACAGTTCTGACACTGAAGAAGCTTGGAATTGACGATTTAGTGCATTTTGACTTCATGGATCCTCCTGCACCAGAAACTCTAATGAGGGCCTTAGAAGTTCTCAACTACTTGGGAGCACTCGATGATGAAGGCAACCTGACACCTCTAGGTGAAATGATGAGTGAATTCCCTTTGGACCCCCAGATGTCAAAGATGCTTGTCATCAGTCCAAAGTACAACTGTTCAAATGAGATCCTCTCGATATCTGCCATGCTCTCAG ATAGTTGCTGTATGTCGAGTTAA